From the Bacillus marinisedimentorum genome, one window contains:
- a CDS encoding MerR family transcriptional regulator produces the protein MGDTIRRNMPLFPMGIVMKLTELSARQIRYYEEHGLVSPARTEGNRRMFSFNDVDRLLEIKELIERGINMAGIKEIVLRQEETRAPAAEKAAKPEMTDEQLRDILRNELQHAGRYNKASLRQGELSRFFH, from the coding sequence ATGGGTGATACCATACGCCGCAACATGCCCCTCTTTCCTATGGGAATCGTCATGAAACTCACAGAATTATCAGCCCGGCAAATTCGCTATTATGAAGAACACGGACTGGTAAGCCCTGCGCGTACAGAAGGGAACAGGCGCATGTTTTCTTTCAATGATGTTGACCGGCTGCTTGAAATCAAGGAGCTGATTGAAAGAGGCATCAATATGGCCGGCATCAAAGAGATTGTCCTGAGACAGGAGGAGACTCGTGCTCCCGCAGCTGAAAAAGCAGCAAAACCGGAAATGACCGATGAACAGCTGCGTGACATTTTGAGAAATGAGCTTCAACATGCCGGCAGGTATAACAAAGCGTCCCTGCGTCAAGGAGAGTTATCAAGGTTTTTCCATTAA
- the yneA gene encoding cell division suppressor protein YneA, whose product MQSKIDMTFVAAFIFMILFTTATVVMAAPLDREDYIKVTIEKGDTLWGLAEEYHDHHVYTAEEFIGWVTDHNDVERSAIYPGQKILIPVEKD is encoded by the coding sequence ATGCAAAGCAAAATCGATATGACATTTGTCGCTGCATTTATTTTCATGATCCTGTTTACAACAGCTACAGTGGTGATGGCAGCGCCGCTTGACAGGGAAGATTACATAAAAGTAACGATAGAAAAGGGAGATACACTCTGGGGGCTTGCTGAGGAATACCACGACCATCATGTTTACACTGCTGAGGAATTCATCGGCTGGGTCACTGACCATAACGACGTGGAACGGTCCGCTATTTATCCAGGACAGAAAATTCTCATTCCGGTCGAAAAAGACTGA
- the tkt gene encoding transketolase, producing MADNIHDLSINTIRTLSIDAIEKAQSGHPGMPMGAAPMAYSLWTKYMNQNPANPEWFNRDRFVLSAGHGSMLLYSLLHLAGYDVTMDDLKNFRQWGSRTPGHPEYGHTSGVEATTGPLGQGIAMAVGMAMAERHLAAKYNRGSYNVVDHFTYSICGDGDLMEGISGEAASYAGHMKLGRLVVLYDSNDISLDGQLDRSFTESVEDRFKAYGWQVIRVEDGNNLEEIEEALENARADLDRPTLIEVKTTIGYGSPNKAGSSASHGAPLGEEEAKMTKESYKWTFERDFHVPDEVYSHFNEKVKENGQQKENEWNKLFDSYKNEHPELARDLETAIKGELPEGWESHLPEYAPGEHKAATRASSGEVLNGIANGIPNFFGGSADLAGSNKTLIKDEEDFSASNYAGRNIWFGVREFAMGAALNGMALHGGLKVYGGTFFVFSDYLRPAIRLAALMGLPVTYVFTHDSIAVGEDGPTHEPIEQLPSLRAMPGLSIIRPADGNETKAAWKMAMESTNKPTALVLTRQGLPTMATGQKAEEGVRKGAYVISSAQNGNPEALLLASGSEVSLAVEAQKELEKDGIHISVVSMPSWDRFEEQSEEYKEKVIPKSVKKRLAIEMAATFGWERYTGDEGKVLGIDRFGASAPGEKVVSEYGFNVGNVVSELKSLLKK from the coding sequence ATGGCAGATAACATCCACGATCTTTCCATTAATACCATCCGGACGCTTTCAATTGATGCAATTGAAAAAGCACAATCAGGACATCCGGGAATGCCAATGGGAGCAGCTCCTATGGCATACAGTCTCTGGACTAAATATATGAATCAGAACCCGGCGAATCCGGAATGGTTCAACAGGGACCGTTTTGTCCTGTCTGCAGGACACGGCTCCATGCTTTTATACAGTCTTCTTCATCTGGCAGGTTACGATGTCACAATGGACGATCTCAAAAACTTCCGCCAGTGGGGCAGCCGAACGCCTGGTCATCCGGAATACGGCCATACATCTGGTGTTGAAGCAACAACAGGACCGCTTGGCCAGGGTATTGCAATGGCTGTAGGGATGGCGATGGCTGAAAGGCATCTTGCAGCAAAATATAACCGCGGCAGCTATAATGTAGTGGACCACTTTACATACAGTATTTGCGGTGACGGCGACTTGATGGAAGGCATTTCCGGAGAGGCTGCCTCCTATGCCGGCCATATGAAACTGGGCCGCCTTGTTGTGTTATATGACTCAAATGATATTTCCCTTGACGGCCAGCTGGACCGCTCGTTCACCGAAAGCGTCGAAGACCGTTTTAAAGCTTATGGATGGCAGGTAATCAGGGTGGAGGACGGAAACAATCTTGAGGAAATTGAAGAAGCTCTGGAAAATGCAAGAGCGGATCTTGATCGCCCTACACTGATTGAAGTGAAAACAACGATCGGATACGGCTCCCCTAACAAAGCCGGCTCTTCAGCCTCTCACGGTGCACCGCTTGGCGAAGAAGAAGCGAAAATGACGAAAGAGTCTTATAAATGGACGTTTGAACGGGATTTCCATGTACCTGATGAAGTTTACAGCCACTTTAACGAAAAAGTGAAAGAGAACGGCCAACAAAAAGAAAATGAGTGGAATAAGCTGTTTGATTCATATAAAAATGAACATCCTGAACTGGCAAGGGATCTTGAAACAGCGATCAAGGGCGAGCTTCCGGAAGGATGGGAAAGCCATCTGCCGGAGTATGCTCCAGGCGAACACAAAGCTGCTACCCGCGCCTCCAGCGGTGAAGTGCTGAACGGAATCGCAAATGGAATCCCGAACTTCTTCGGCGGTTCTGCAGACCTGGCCGGCTCCAATAAAACACTGATTAAAGATGAAGAGGATTTTTCCGCAAGCAATTATGCAGGCCGGAATATCTGGTTCGGTGTTCGTGAATTTGCGATGGGTGCCGCTCTGAACGGCATGGCACTCCATGGCGGGCTGAAAGTGTATGGCGGAACATTCTTCGTCTTCTCCGACTACTTGCGCCCGGCTATCCGCCTGGCAGCCTTAATGGGGCTTCCTGTCACATACGTATTTACACATGACAGCATTGCTGTCGGTGAGGACGGCCCTACACACGAACCGATTGAACAGCTGCCTTCATTAAGAGCGATGCCTGGTTTGTCCATCATCCGCCCGGCAGACGGCAATGAAACGAAGGCTGCCTGGAAAATGGCCATGGAAAGCACAAATAAACCAACAGCGCTTGTGCTTACACGCCAGGGACTGCCGACAATGGCAACCGGACAAAAAGCAGAAGAAGGAGTCCGCAAAGGTGCATACGTCATTTCGTCCGCACAAAACGGAAACCCTGAGGCGCTTCTTCTTGCGTCTGGCTCAGAAGTGAGCCTTGCTGTGGAAGCGCAGAAAGAACTTGAAAAAGACGGCATCCATATATCAGTGGTGTCCATGCCTTCCTGGGACAGATTTGAAGAACAATCAGAAGAATATAAGGAAAAAGTCATCCCGAAATCCGTCAAGAAGCGTCTTGCTATTGAAATGGCTGCCACTTTCGGATGGGAGCGCTATACCGGCGATGAAGGAAAAGTGCTCGGCATAGACCGTTTCGGTGCTTCTGCTCCGGGAGAAAAGGTCGTATCAGAATATGGCTTCAATGTAGGAAATGTGGTTTCTGAGCTTAAATCCCTTCTGAAAAAATAA
- a CDS encoding DUF896 domain-containing protein: MLSPEKINRINELARKSKRDGLTPEEVKEQKKLREEYLQAFRGNFDRTLQNVKIVDPNGNDVTPEKLKQKKHSNKGHKH; encoded by the coding sequence ATGCTTTCACCTGAAAAAATAAACCGGATCAATGAGTTGGCACGCAAGTCGAAACGTGATGGCTTGACTCCGGAAGAAGTAAAAGAGCAAAAAAAATTGCGGGAAGAATATTTGCAGGCTTTCCGGGGAAACTTTGACCGCACATTGCAAAATGTGAAAATAGTGGATCCAAACGGAAATGACGTGACGCCGGAAAAGCTGAAACAGAAAAAACATTCAAATAAAGGACACAAACACTGA
- the lexA gene encoding transcriptional repressor LexA, with translation MTKLSKRQEEILNFIKEEVHQKGYPPSVREIGEAVGLASSSTVHGHLARLEKKGLIRRDPTKPRAIEVLGTQSAQDIPVSRTVNVPVIGKVTAGQPISAIENVEEYMPLPERFVAAADENVYILNIVGDSMIEAGIYDGDMVIVRQQSTANNGDIVVAMTDENEATVKRFFKEKDYVRLQPENSTMDPIILRNVSILGKVVGVYRMVH, from the coding sequence ATGACAAAACTCTCAAAACGCCAGGAGGAAATCCTGAATTTCATTAAAGAAGAAGTCCATCAAAAAGGCTATCCCCCTTCCGTCAGGGAGATCGGCGAAGCAGTCGGGCTTGCTTCAAGTTCTACTGTACACGGACATCTGGCACGGCTTGAAAAGAAGGGCCTGATCAGGAGGGATCCCACTAAGCCTCGGGCAATCGAAGTCCTTGGCACCCAGTCCGCCCAGGACATCCCTGTCAGCCGGACAGTCAATGTTCCTGTTATCGGTAAGGTAACTGCCGGGCAGCCAATTTCAGCAATCGAAAACGTGGAAGAATATATGCCTTTGCCTGAGCGGTTTGTCGCAGCGGCGGATGAAAATGTTTATATCCTAAATATCGTCGGAGACAGTATGATTGAAGCGGGCATTTATGACGGAGACATGGTCATCGTCCGCCAGCAAAGCACCGCGAACAACGGTGATATCGTTGTCGCCATGACGGATGAGAACGAAGCTACTGTAAAACGTTTCTTTAAAGAAAAGGACTATGTCCGCCTCCAGCCTGAAAATTCCACAATGGATCCGATCATCCTCCGGAATGTAAGCATCCTCGGAAAAGTGGTCGGCGTCTACAGGATGGTTCATTAA
- the glnA gene encoding type I glutamate--ammonia ligase, with the protein MSKYSKEDILNLADKENVKFIRLQFTDLLGIIKNVEIPVDQLPKALDNQMMFDGSSIEGFVRIEESDMYLFPDLDTWVIFPWTSEKGKVARLICDIYNPDGTPFEGDPRGILKRMLKEMEELGFTDFNIGPEPEFFLFKNDENGEPTLELNDKGGYFDLAPTDLGENCRRDIVLELEDMGFEIEASHHEVAPGQHEIDFKYASALRACDDIQTFKLAVKTIARKHGLHATFMPKPLFGVNGSGMHANMSLFRNGENAFYDTEGDLQLSDTARHFVAGILKHAESFTAITNPTVNSYKRLVPGYEAPCYVAWSSKNRSPLVRVPASRGLSTRIEVRSVDPAANPYLAMAVMLAAGLDGIKNNMSAPSPVDRNIYVMNKDERMSIGINDLPSTLKEALELLKKDEVLMTALGKHASEHFIEAKEIEWDMFRTQVHPWEREQYFTTY; encoded by the coding sequence ATGTCTAAGTATTCAAAAGAAGATATCCTGAATTTAGCTGATAAGGAAAATGTAAAATTTATCCGACTCCAATTCACAGATTTGCTTGGAATCATCAAAAACGTAGAAATCCCGGTAGATCAGCTGCCTAAAGCACTCGACAATCAAATGATGTTTGACGGTTCTTCCATTGAAGGTTTTGTCCGTATTGAAGAATCTGATATGTACCTTTTCCCTGATCTTGATACATGGGTCATTTTCCCGTGGACATCTGAGAAAGGAAAAGTGGCCCGCCTGATCTGTGATATTTACAATCCGGACGGCACTCCGTTTGAAGGAGACCCGCGCGGCATTCTCAAGCGCATGCTCAAAGAAATGGAAGAGCTCGGCTTCACCGACTTCAACATTGGACCTGAACCGGAGTTCTTCCTGTTTAAAAATGATGAAAACGGTGAACCGACCCTCGAACTGAACGATAAAGGCGGATATTTTGACCTTGCACCGACCGACCTCGGCGAAAACTGCCGTCGTGATATCGTCCTTGAACTCGAGGATATGGGTTTTGAAATTGAAGCATCACACCATGAAGTTGCACCCGGCCAGCATGAGATCGACTTTAAATACGCTTCTGCTTTGCGGGCCTGTGATGACATCCAGACATTCAAACTGGCTGTGAAAACAATCGCACGGAAACACGGCCTTCATGCAACCTTCATGCCGAAACCGCTCTTTGGCGTCAATGGATCTGGAATGCATGCGAACATGTCCCTGTTCAGGAATGGCGAAAACGCGTTCTATGATACTGAAGGAGACTTGCAGCTCAGCGATACGGCCCGTCATTTCGTAGCCGGTATCCTCAAGCACGCTGAATCCTTTACCGCGATCACTAACCCGACGGTAAATTCCTATAAGCGTCTTGTTCCCGGGTATGAAGCGCCTTGTTATGTTGCCTGGTCTTCAAAAAACAGAAGCCCGCTTGTCCGTGTACCTGCTTCACGCGGCCTTTCGACCCGGATTGAAGTCCGCAGTGTCGATCCGGCAGCGAACCCTTACCTGGCTATGGCGGTCATGCTTGCGGCTGGACTTGACGGCATCAAAAACAATATGTCCGCGCCGTCTCCTGTCGACCGCAACATTTATGTGATGAACAAAGATGAACGAATGAGCATCGGAATCAACGATCTTCCTTCCACACTGAAAGAAGCACTTGAGCTGCTGAAAAAAGATGAAGTACTGATGACAGCACTCGGCAAACATGCATCGGAACACTTTATCGAAGCTAAAGAAATTGAGTGGGATATGTTCCGGACCCAGGTTCACCCTTGGGAACGTGAACAATACTTTACAACATATTAA
- a CDS encoding aminotransferase class I/II-fold pyridoxal phosphate-dependent enzyme, whose amino-acid sequence MYEHFTNSSKIEQYANEIEKQIEPLHRIADQTAESNQFRVLESFRHFQVSDFHFTPSTGYGYDDAGRDTLERVYARALGAEAGLVRPQIISGTHAISTALFGVLRPGDELLYITGRPYDTLEEIVGIRGNGKGSLKEFGIKYRSIDLTEEGMVDFNAVKQAIGSNTKMIGIQRSKGYGIRPSYTVEEIREMIDFVKDLKEDIIVFVDNCYGEFVETMEPAHAGADLMAGSLIKNPGGGLAKTGGYIVGRADLVELCGYRLTSPGIGAEAGASLYSLQEMYQGFFLAPHIVAQAVKGAIFTSAFLEKAGLRTSPKWNSKRTDLIQSVEFDDAESMVSFCQAIQFASPVNSHVTPHPSYMPGYEDDVIMAAGTFIQGASLELTADGPIRPPFTAYVQGGLTYEHVKIAVCQAVDRLEEDGLIKL is encoded by the coding sequence ATGTACGAACATTTTACAAACAGCAGTAAAATCGAGCAATACGCCAATGAAATCGAAAAACAAATCGAACCGCTTCACCGGATAGCTGATCAAACAGCTGAATCGAACCAATTCCGCGTCCTGGAAAGCTTCCGTCATTTCCAGGTAAGTGATTTTCATTTCACACCCTCGACCGGCTACGGCTATGATGATGCCGGCCGGGACACATTGGAAAGGGTATATGCACGGGCGCTTGGCGCCGAAGCGGGACTTGTGCGGCCACAAATCATTTCCGGCACCCATGCCATATCAACCGCATTATTCGGGGTTCTCCGCCCGGGGGATGAGCTCCTTTACATAACAGGCCGCCCTTATGACACCCTTGAAGAAATCGTCGGCATCCGCGGAAACGGGAAAGGTTCGCTCAAAGAGTTCGGAATCAAATACCGTTCAATCGATCTGACTGAAGAGGGGATGGTTGATTTTAACGCTGTAAAACAAGCGATCGGATCCAATACGAAGATGATCGGAATTCAGCGTTCCAAAGGCTACGGCATACGTCCATCTTATACAGTTGAAGAAATCCGGGAAATGATTGATTTTGTAAAGGATCTCAAAGAAGACATCATCGTTTTCGTTGATAACTGTTACGGAGAATTTGTGGAAACGATGGAACCGGCTCACGCAGGAGCAGATCTAATGGCCGGCTCACTTATTAAAAATCCAGGTGGGGGACTCGCTAAAACAGGAGGCTATATCGTCGGCAGGGCCGATCTGGTGGAATTATGCGGGTACAGGCTGACATCACCGGGAATCGGAGCCGAAGCAGGTGCATCTCTATACAGCCTCCAGGAAATGTATCAAGGATTTTTTCTTGCACCACATATTGTTGCCCAGGCGGTAAAAGGGGCGATTTTCACATCTGCCTTTTTAGAAAAAGCAGGTTTAAGGACATCTCCAAAATGGAATAGTAAAAGGACTGATTTGATTCAATCCGTAGAATTTGATGATGCTGAAAGCATGGTGTCGTTCTGTCAGGCGATTCAGTTCGCTTCACCCGTCAATTCCCATGTGACACCGCATCCGAGTTATATGCCGGGCTATGAAGATGACGTCATCATGGCGGCGGGAACCTTCATTCAGGGGGCTAGCCTGGAGCTCACAGCCGATGGGCCGATCCGGCCGCCTTTTACCGCATACGTACAGGGCGGTCTGACTTATGAGCATGTGAAAATTGCAGTATGCCAGGCAGTTGACCGGCTAGAGGAAGATGGGCTGATCAAATTATGA
- a CDS encoding YneB family resolvase-like protein produces the protein MNAVLYCRVSTDKNTQETSIARQNEELTKLAGELDIHIVEMIEEKKSGYEIDRDGVFRFLELFQTGQADALLIQDETRLGRGNARIALLHTLQKLGIKIHTISHQGELKLSEADSMVLDIVSIVEEYQRKLHNLKIKRGMKRAVANGYRPQQNLTSRNHGPGRERKEVPVSEIVRLRNNGLTFAEIAATLRGLGFGISKATVNRRYQEYMGSMDDGNAGE, from the coding sequence ATGAATGCAGTCCTTTACTGCAGAGTCAGTACTGATAAAAATACACAGGAGACTTCAATCGCCAGGCAAAATGAAGAGTTAACGAAGCTTGCCGGTGAACTGGACATACACATAGTCGAAATGATAGAAGAGAAAAAAAGCGGTTATGAAATTGACCGCGATGGTGTATTCCGCTTTCTTGAGCTGTTTCAGACAGGGCAAGCGGATGCTTTGCTCATCCAGGATGAGACAAGGCTTGGCAGAGGGAATGCACGCATTGCTCTTCTGCATACGCTGCAAAAACTCGGCATCAAAATTCATACGATTTCCCATCAAGGTGAACTTAAACTGTCGGAAGCGGATTCTATGGTTCTTGATATTGTGAGCATCGTAGAAGAATATCAGCGTAAGCTCCATAATCTCAAAATCAAACGTGGTATGAAGCGGGCGGTTGCAAATGGATACAGGCCGCAGCAAAACTTGACCAGCAGGAATCACGGTCCGGGAAGGGAAAGGAAGGAAGTGCCGGTATCAGAAATTGTCAGGCTGCGGAACAATGGCCTGACCTTTGCTGAAATTGCTGCCACCCTGCGGGGGCTTGGTTTTGGCATCTCGAAGGCTACGGTCAACAGGCGCTATCAGGAATACATGGGGTCGATGGATGATGGGAATGCTGGGGAGTAG
- the sirA gene encoding sporulation inhibitor of replication protein SirA has product MRRFVIYLVEEEFCHHFFGNEDRLYNLFYQYEFKQDMQAYNVVKRQVQYITRRVPIQLLKHEIGSRIKSRPDGHILLNTFYIDANDTRASLSLHQNFLLLRSSGTYEAETIFFEALRKIDSYFLAIDYHNKNYGWLNPIKQRKFV; this is encoded by the coding sequence ATGAGAAGGTTCGTCATTTATCTTGTGGAAGAAGAGTTTTGCCACCACTTCTTCGGCAACGAAGACCGATTATACAATTTGTTTTATCAATATGAATTTAAACAGGACATGCAAGCATATAACGTTGTCAAAAGGCAGGTCCAATATATTACACGGAGGGTCCCGATCCAATTGCTCAAGCATGAAATCGGGTCAAGGATAAAGAGCCGCCCGGACGGACATATTTTGTTGAATACATTCTATATTGACGCGAATGATACGCGGGCGAGCTTATCACTGCACCAGAACTTCTTATTGCTGCGATCAAGCGGAACATATGAAGCGGAAACGATCTTTTTTGAAGCGTTGCGTAAAATAGACTCTTATTTTCTTGCGATTGACTATCATAATAAAAACTATGGATGGCTCAACCCGATAAAACAGCGTAAATTTGTATGA